The following coding sequences are from one Gossypium hirsutum isolate 1008001.06 chromosome A12, Gossypium_hirsutum_v2.1, whole genome shotgun sequence window:
- the LOC107921766 gene encoding uncharacterized protein has product MENEFLSKVEDNAAVRAWSEKLQTEKGDSLIEGYTSELQNFTHIIVDKRLVRGMAQFWNATYNCFTFGEVDLVPTLEEYTTLLRSPMAQTRKIYAKLTNSQTFAKRLVNISGMSESWVTARIQQKGDRKCIPWENMRDLILTHPDEKKRVKIFALSIYGLVIFPKALRHVDEVVTDLFDRLGKGVTPVPAILAETFRSLSMCRKEEIAMQRRDDILEEKWMEILQNLKKDDVEWRAFWMVPDEILYQCGDYNWVPLLGIWRATGYTPLLALRKKVRELSDAWRQMNRMKRLTVGSMVTPEYNGWFSKRVNDNIPRPSSESARPTEERLQITPSELEIIKQDFEKKSSEFRKKIE; this is encoded by the exons atggagaatgaatttcttagtaaagttgaggataatgcggccgtccGTGCATGGTCAGAGAAGTTGCAAACTGAGAAAGGGGATAGCCTGATAGAAGGATATACATCAGAGTTGCAAAACTTTACCCACATCATT GTGGATAAGCGCTTGGTCCGAGGTATGGCTCAATTTTGGAATGCTACTTATAATTGTTTCACATTTGGAGAAGTAGATTTGGTTCCTACCTTAGAAGAATACACTACTTTGTTGAGGAGTCCAATGGCTCAAACCAGGAAAATTTATGCTAAGCTTACTAATAGTCAAACTTTTGCGAAGAGGTTGGTGAATATTTCGGGGATGAGTGAATCTTGGGTCACTGCTCGAATTCAACAGAAGGGGGATAGGAAGTGTATTCCTTGGGAAAATATGAGAGATCTGATTTTGACGCACCCagatgaaaagaaaagggttaaAATTTTTGCCTTAAGCATCTATGGGTTGGTGATTTTTCCTAAGGCTTTAAGACATGTTGATGAAGTAGTAACTGATTTATTTGATCGTCTCGGGAAAGGAGTCACACCTGTACCTGCAATATTAGCCGAGACGTTTAGATCTTTGAGCATGTGCCGAAAG GAAGAGATAGCGATGCAAAGGAGAGATGATATTTTGGAAGAGAAATGGATGGAAATTCTCCAAAATCTTAAGAAAGATGATGTAGAGTGGAGGGCTTTttggatggttcctgatgaaaTCTTGTATCAATGTGGAGACTATAATTGGGTGCCATTATTAGGAATCTGGAGAGCTACTGGATATACTCCTTTACTTGCATTAAG GAAGAAGGTTCGAGAATTGTCTGATGCTTGGAGGCAAATGAACAGGATGAAAAGGCTGACTGTTGGCTCTATGGTAACACCCGAATATAATGGATGGTTTAGCAAAAGGGTCAATGACAATATTCCTAGACCAAGTTCGGAAAGTGCTCGGCCAACTGAGGAACGGTTACAAATTACCCCGTCGGAGTTGGAAATCATAAAGCAGGATTTTGAGAAGAAGAGTTCTGAGTTCAGGAAAAAGATTGAGtag
- the LOC107921768 gene encoding uncharacterized protein, producing the protein MHLKLEVEIQKSEAEKLQKRKGKVEEDLESLKRDYKKLRLSMRTVGLGKTSEQWRQEVREERAKADQWEKRFQEAQARNEALERGLSESKNEKDELRARMVELERSLCLYRNRNSVTELKASLGKIEEMKGKIEELETALQSCEMRIEFLEANEEQWKN; encoded by the coding sequence atgcattTGAAGTTGGAAGTGGAGATTCAAAAGTCAGAAGCAGAAAAGCTACAGAAAAGGAAAGGTAAAGTTGAGGAAGATTTGGAAAGTTTGAAAAGAGATTATAAGAAGCTGCGTTTATCAATGAGGACTGTTGGGTTAGGAAAGACTTCGGAACAATGGCGCCAAGAGGTTCGAGAAGAACGGGCTAAGGCAGATCAATGGGAAAAGAGGTTCCAGGAGGCTCAAGCTCGGAACGAAGCTTTGGAAAGAGGGCTGTCAGAGAGTAAGAATGAGAAGGATGAACTAAGAGCCAGAATGGTGGAACTTGAGAGATCTCTGTGTTTATACCGAAATCGTAATTCGGTGACCGAGTTGAAAGCAAGCTTAGGTAAGATCGAAGAGatgaaagggaaaatagaagagTTAGAGACGGCTTTGCAGAGTTGTGAAATGAGGATTGAGTTCTTGGAGGCAAACGAGGAGCAATGGAAGAATTAG